The following are from one region of the Chryseobacterium shigense genome:
- a CDS encoding GNAT family N-acetyltransferase, whose translation MNNEVKIITYDPQYKEAFKTLNEEWIKTFFTMEAGDYKLLDNPEEHIINKGGHIVFALLNDEPVGTCALVKMEDEPLRFELSKMAVSPKAQGKKIGYLVGQALVDKAKALNAESIFLETNSILVPAIKLYEKLGFKHMPISGSAYERCDTQMLLKFN comes from the coding sequence ATGAATAATGAAGTTAAAATTATAACCTATGATCCCCAATATAAGGAAGCCTTCAAAACATTGAATGAAGAATGGATCAAAACTTTTTTCACAATGGAGGCCGGAGACTATAAACTATTGGACAATCCGGAAGAACATATTATAAATAAAGGAGGGCATATTGTTTTTGCTTTACTGAATGATGAACCTGTAGGGACATGTGCTTTAGTGAAAATGGAAGATGAGCCGCTCAGATTTGAACTGTCAAAGATGGCTGTAAGTCCCAAAGCACAGGGAAAGAAAATAGGATATCTGGTAGGTCAGGCATTGGTAGATAAGGCAAAAGCTTTAAACGCAGAAAGTATTTTCCTGGAAACCAATTCCATTCTGGTTCCTGCCATAAAGCTGTATGAGAAGCTTGGTTTTAAACATATGCCGATATCAGGTTCTGCCTATGAACGTTGTGATACACAGATGCTGCTGAAATTCAATTAA
- the aat gene encoding leucyl/phenylalanyl-tRNA--protein transferase, with protein sequence MVRLDENEISFPDPELYDGHDGLVAFGGDLSIERIWFAYQLGIFPWYNPGEEILWWCPDPRFVLFPDEIKVSKSMRKVLDREVFTFSENRNFREVILNCQQASRKGQTGTWLSDELMESFIKLHEYGLAKSIEVWQDGELAGGFYGLQIGSVFCGESMFAKVSNASKAGFIHFVESNKETIDLIDCQSHTEHLESLGARMIPKKEFLKILHKNNERK encoded by the coding sequence ATGGTCCGATTAGACGAAAACGAGATTTCATTCCCTGATCCTGAGCTTTATGACGGGCATGATGGGTTAGTTGCTTTTGGAGGCGACCTGTCCATAGAGCGTATCTGGTTTGCCTATCAGCTGGGAATTTTTCCGTGGTACAATCCCGGAGAGGAGATATTATGGTGGTGCCCCGATCCAAGATTTGTGCTGTTTCCTGATGAAATTAAAGTTTCAAAATCGATGCGGAAAGTACTGGACAGAGAGGTTTTTACTTTTTCGGAGAACAGAAATTTCAGAGAGGTTATTCTAAACTGCCAGCAAGCGAGCAGAAAGGGACAGACGGGAACATGGCTTTCTGATGAACTGATGGAATCTTTTATCAAACTTCATGAATATGGTCTTGCCAAAAGCATTGAAGTATGGCAGGATGGGGAATTGGCAGGTGGTTTTTACGGTCTCCAGATCGGGAGTGTCTTCTGCGGGGAAAGTATGTTTGCCAAAGTAAGCAATGCCTCTAAAGCCGGCTTTATCCATTTTGTTGAAAGCAATAAGGAAACTATAGATCTTATTGACTGTCAGTCTCATACCGAACATTTAGAAAGCCTGGGTGCAAGAATGATTCCTAAAAAAGAATTTTTAAAAATTTTACACAAAAACAATGAACGCAAATAA
- the glmM gene encoding phosphoglucosamine mutase: MSLIKSISGIRGTIGGKVNDNLTPLDVVKFASAFGTWLQNTQNKKNLTLVIGRDARISGEMVSSLVTATLQGLGINVVDLGLSTTPTVEIMVPELKADGGIILTASHNPKQWNALKLLNGKGEFISGENGAEVLALAENEDFNYAEVDDLGKYEKREDAFDIHIQQILDLPMVDVEAIKAKKFRIVLDAVNSTGGIAIPMLLDKLGCETIKLYCEPNGHFPHNPEPLKEHLGDICELVKKENADLGIVVDPDVDRLALIDEKGEMFGEEYTLVAVADYLLKHKKGAAISNLSSSRALRDVAGSHNSEYFASAVGEVNVVNLMKEKNAVIGGEGNGGIIYPDLHYGRDSLVGAALFLTHLAKENKTVSELRAGYPEYFMGKKKIELTPEINVDDILAKMEKEYENEEVSTVDGVKIDFEKNWVHLRKSNTEPIIRIYTEAHSQEEADKLGDDIIAKIKTLI, from the coding sequence ATGTCATTAATAAAATCTATTTCAGGAATCAGAGGAACGATCGGCGGAAAAGTGAACGATAACCTGACGCCTCTGGATGTAGTGAAATTTGCTTCTGCATTCGGAACCTGGCTTCAGAATACACAAAATAAAAAGAATTTAACCCTGGTTATAGGAAGAGATGCCAGAATTTCCGGAGAAATGGTTTCTTCACTGGTAACAGCAACCCTGCAGGGATTAGGAATAAATGTAGTGGATCTTGGACTTTCTACAACACCAACAGTAGAAATAATGGTTCCTGAACTGAAAGCAGACGGAGGAATTATCCTTACCGCTTCCCATAACCCGAAACAATGGAATGCCCTTAAGCTATTAAACGGAAAAGGAGAATTCATAAGCGGAGAAAACGGAGCCGAAGTATTGGCGCTAGCAGAAAATGAAGACTTCAACTACGCAGAAGTAGATGATCTTGGAAAATATGAAAAAAGAGAAGATGCATTCGATATTCATATCCAGCAGATCCTTGATTTACCAATGGTAGATGTTGAAGCTATTAAAGCTAAAAAATTCAGAATAGTTCTGGACGCTGTCAACTCTACAGGAGGAATCGCCATTCCAATGCTTCTTGATAAATTAGGTTGCGAAACCATTAAACTATATTGCGAACCAAACGGACATTTTCCACATAATCCCGAACCGCTGAAAGAGCATTTGGGAGATATCTGCGAACTGGTTAAAAAAGAAAATGCAGATTTAGGAATCGTTGTAGATCCGGATGTAGACAGATTAGCCTTAATTGATGAAAAAGGAGAGATGTTTGGAGAAGAATATACTTTGGTAGCCGTAGCAGATTACTTATTAAAGCATAAAAAAGGAGCTGCTATCTCCAATCTTTCTTCAAGCCGTGCTTTAAGGGATGTTGCAGGAAGCCACAATTCAGAATATTTTGCAAGTGCCGTAGGAGAAGTGAATGTAGTAAACCTGATGAAAGAGAAAAATGCAGTAATCGGGGGAGAAGGAAACGGAGGAATCATCTATCCTGATCTTCATTACGGAAGAGATTCTTTAGTGGGTGCCGCATTATTCCTTACCCATCTTGCAAAAGAAAACAAAACCGTTTCCGAACTGAGAGCCGGATATCCGGAATACTTCATGGGTAAGAAAAAAATAGAGCTTACCCCGGAGATCAATGTAGATGATATTTTAGCCAAAATGGAAAAAGAATACGAGAATGAAGAAGTTTCTACCGTGGATGGCGTTAAGATTGATTTTGAAAAGAACTGGGTTCACCTGAGAAAATCCAATACGGAACCAATCATCAGGATTTATACGGAAGCTCACTCACAGGAAGAAGCAGATAAGCTCGGAGATGATATCATAGCCAAGATTAAGACACTAATTTAA
- a CDS encoding PLP-dependent aminotransferase family protein has protein sequence MSKDVLYLKIAKSVTEQIKSDTLQFGDRLPSLRSAQKLYNVSLNTVKQAYMELESLSLVESRPKYGYFVSQTSQRKLALPSVAPMKIAEKKNTPEDLIDKVFGTIDGTDVTQFALGIPGKSFLPLAKLKKCMINVIKRKNDSGTDYEPVQGNEYLRREAAKWALVLEGKITEDDLVITSGAMNAVYTCLMAVTKPGDSVAVESPVYFGVLQAIQQLGLKVVEIPTHPIYGVDLEALKKVLPTLSACCFVTNFNNPLGFQMPDENKKELVRLITEYNVPLIEDDIYGNLYFGAERPKPCKFYDEAGLVMWIGSVSKALAPGYRVGWVAPGKFKEKVIRQKLVQTVCSPSLYSDVIADFLEHGRYDHHLRTFRNKLYANYLQIQKSVTQYFPDNTKISEPKGGFMLWLELDKKICTEDLYDEAMSHKISFAPGRMFSQYNQYQNCMRLNYALEWTDRVESDLEKLAKMVKKRI, from the coding sequence ATGTCAAAAGACGTTCTCTACCTTAAAATAGCAAAATCGGTCACTGAGCAGATTAAAAGTGATACCCTTCAGTTCGGAGACCGGCTGCCGTCACTCAGAAGTGCCCAGAAACTTTATAACGTCAGCCTGAATACTGTGAAGCAGGCTTATATGGAGCTGGAAAGCCTTTCTTTAGTGGAATCCCGCCCGAAATATGGCTATTTTGTGAGCCAGACATCACAGAGAAAGCTTGCATTGCCATCCGTTGCTCCGATGAAAATCGCTGAAAAGAAGAATACACCGGAAGACCTTATCGATAAAGTATTCGGAACCATTGACGGAACAGATGTTACCCAGTTTGCCTTGGGTATTCCGGGGAAAAGTTTCCTGCCTCTGGCGAAATTGAAGAAATGTATGATCAATGTGATCAAAAGAAAGAATGACAGCGGTACAGATTACGAGCCGGTACAGGGCAATGAATACCTGCGCCGGGAAGCTGCAAAATGGGCTTTGGTCCTGGAAGGAAAAATTACAGAAGATGATCTGGTCATCACTTCGGGAGCAATGAATGCGGTGTATACCTGTCTGATGGCAGTTACAAAACCCGGAGATTCTGTTGCCGTGGAAAGTCCCGTCTATTTTGGAGTGCTTCAGGCAATTCAGCAACTGGGATTGAAGGTGGTGGAAATTCCTACCCATCCTATTTATGGAGTAGATCTGGAAGCTTTGAAAAAAGTTCTGCCTACACTTTCTGCGTGCTGTTTTGTGACAAATTTTAATAACCCGCTTGGTTTCCAGATGCCTGATGAGAATAAAAAGGAGCTTGTAAGGCTAATTACAGAATATAATGTTCCATTGATAGAGGATGATATTTACGGGAATCTGTATTTTGGAGCAGAGAGGCCTAAACCGTGTAAGTTTTATGATGAGGCCGGACTTGTGATGTGGATAGGTTCTGTTTCGAAGGCGCTGGCTCCCGGTTACCGTGTAGGATGGGTGGCTCCCGGGAAGTTTAAAGAAAAGGTAATCCGGCAGAAGCTGGTACAGACGGTATGCAGTCCGTCCCTGTATTCAGATGTAATTGCGGATTTCCTGGAGCATGGCCGTTATGATCATCATCTGAGAACATTCAGAAATAAGCTGTATGCCAATTATCTGCAGATTCAGAAGTCTGTGACACAGTATTTTCCGGACAATACAAAGATTTCGGAACCGAAAGGCGGTTTTATGCTGTGGCTGGAGCTGGATAAAAAGATATGTACGGAAGATTTGTATGATGAAGCAATGAGCCATAAGATAAGTTTTGCCCCGGGAAGGATGTTTTCCCAATACAACCAGTACCAGAACTGTATGCGCCTTAATTATGCCCTGGAATGGACGGACAGGGTAGAAAGTGATCTTGAAAAGCTGGCAAAAATGGTGAAAAAAAGAATTTAA
- a CDS encoding DMT family transporter, translated as MNANKEKWILLIVLTIIWGSSFILIKKSLEHFSPYQVGALRVLIAGIILMPIAISKYKLFPKKHLKWLILAAITGNFIPMFLFPIAETEVSSSIAGIINSMMPIFVIIVGALVWKFETTKKQIVGTLISFTGVCLLAFGGDGEGGKFKLIPILLLLLATLCYAMSTTTVKSKLMEVSSTVLSAFVFSFVLFFPSLIALTFTGFFSTFSFNEDNMMGLMFVSLLSIFGTGLAMTLNYRLLKVSTPLFASTVTLLMPIVAIIWGFLDGEKLSILQFIGAGVIIGGLIFLRTKPNVIKK; from the coding sequence ATGAACGCAAATAAGGAAAAATGGATTCTTCTGATTGTATTAACTATCATCTGGGGATCTTCTTTTATCTTGATTAAAAAATCCCTTGAGCATTTCAGTCCTTACCAGGTTGGCGCTCTGAGAGTCCTGATCGCTGGAATTATTTTAATGCCAATTGCAATTTCAAAATATAAATTGTTCCCCAAGAAGCATTTAAAGTGGCTTATCCTGGCTGCAATTACCGGAAATTTCATTCCAATGTTCCTGTTTCCTATCGCAGAAACGGAAGTGAGCAGCAGTATTGCGGGCATTATCAATTCTATGATGCCGATTTTCGTGATTATTGTGGGTGCACTGGTCTGGAAGTTTGAAACGACAAAGAAACAGATCGTGGGAACCTTAATAAGCTTTACAGGAGTATGTTTACTGGCTTTCGGCGGTGACGGAGAGGGAGGAAAATTTAAACTGATCCCGATATTATTGCTGTTACTGGCAACGTTATGTTACGCAATGAGCACCACAACGGTAAAATCTAAGCTTATGGAGGTTTCTTCTACGGTTTTATCGGCGTTTGTTTTCTCATTCGTCCTGTTTTTTCCGTCTCTTATTGCTTTAACATTCACAGGATTCTTTTCAACATTCAGTTTTAACGAAGATAATATGATGGGGCTGATGTTTGTAAGCCTGTTATCTATTTTTGGAACAGGGCTGGCTATGACCCTGAATTACAGGCTGCTGAAAGTATCAACACCATTATTTGCCTCAACGGTAACATTACTGATGCCGATTGTTGCTATTATCTGGGGCTTTTTAGACGGTGAAAAACTGAGTATCTTACAGTTTATAGGAGCTGGGGTTATCATTGGAGGGCTGATCTTTTTGAGAACTAAACCTAACGTTATAAAGAAATAA
- a CDS encoding tetratricopeptide repeat protein — protein MEEYFGNELVKKFEEMMENNDEFYFDTEELEDIIVYYLELGDFNYADNAVNYGLKLHPNSLDIKIKRLEILLEWEDYNTAKELIDELKGSSMENTDFMVCYAKYYSNLGNPRKAIDICKKALELKEEENFLHNFIADEYVNLGDPFNALKHYRKALKEDPMDEYSLENCMICFSDLNKSEEAIAFLNEYLDEFAYSETAWFEYGQFYFNRKNYEEAMKGYDYLLAINSGSVGVYANKAACYEALGQYQKAVEVYEEMLELEYTKAFTFYKIGLCYKAQKQSIMALNAFQKSLREDPQFYLAMMEQSYLYEEMGGMKEALHFAKEATMLNDSNLDYQKRLAFLFIDSGKFEESLACLKKLVDAEPSRFYNWYAYSEVLMLLGEYEDAVTILGKAIKVHDRAELYYQLSNCYFNLRNTEKGSESLQKALSIDSSLATDMQKKYPFIKDEVKKVKAKVKKKNS, from the coding sequence TTGGAAGAGTATTTTGGAAATGAACTTGTAAAAAAGTTCGAGGAAATGATGGAAAATAATGATGAATTCTACTTCGATACCGAAGAGTTGGAAGACATTATTGTTTATTATCTGGAGCTGGGAGATTTTAACTACGCAGACAATGCTGTTAACTATGGCCTTAAGCTTCATCCCAATTCATTGGATATCAAGATCAAAAGACTTGAAATCCTTCTGGAATGGGAAGATTATAATACCGCGAAAGAACTTATTGACGAACTGAAAGGTTCATCTATGGAAAATACAGACTTTATGGTCTGCTATGCGAAGTATTATTCGAACCTGGGAAACCCCAGAAAAGCCATTGACATCTGCAAAAAAGCATTAGAACTGAAAGAAGAAGAAAACTTCCTTCATAACTTTATTGCGGACGAATATGTAAACTTGGGAGATCCCTTTAACGCTCTTAAACACTACAGAAAAGCATTGAAAGAAGATCCTATGGACGAGTATTCACTTGAAAACTGTATGATCTGTTTCAGCGATCTGAACAAGAGCGAGGAGGCTATTGCCTTTCTTAATGAATATTTAGATGAATTTGCCTATTCTGAAACCGCCTGGTTTGAATACGGGCAGTTTTACTTCAACAGAAAGAATTATGAAGAAGCCATGAAAGGATATGATTACCTGCTGGCCATCAATTCAGGTTCTGTAGGAGTATATGCCAACAAAGCAGCCTGTTATGAAGCTTTAGGGCAATATCAGAAAGCAGTGGAGGTTTACGAGGAAATGCTTGAGCTTGAATATACCAAAGCATTTACATTTTATAAGATAGGATTGTGCTATAAAGCACAGAAACAGTCCATAATGGCACTTAATGCCTTTCAGAAATCATTAAGGGAAGACCCGCAGTTTTACCTTGCAATGATGGAACAGTCTTATCTGTATGAAGAAATGGGCGGTATGAAAGAAGCCCTGCATTTTGCAAAAGAAGCAACCATGCTCAATGACAGTAACCTTGATTATCAGAAAAGACTGGCATTTCTGTTCATTGATTCCGGAAAATTTGAAGAAAGCCTTGCCTGCCTTAAAAAGCTGGTAGATGCAGAACCTTCAAGATTCTACAACTGGTATGCCTATTCAGAAGTATTGATGCTTCTTGGAGAATATGAAGACGCAGTAACTATTTTGGGCAAAGCCATAAAGGTGCACGACAGAGCGGAGCTTTATTATCAGCTCAGCAACTGTTATTTCAACCTCAGAAATACAGAAAAAGGCTCAGAGTCTCTTCAGAAAGCTTTAAGCATTGATTCATCTCTTGCTACGGATATGCAGAAAAAATATCCTTTCATCAAAGATGAGGTAAAGAAAGTCAAAGCTAAAGTAAAAAAGAAGAATTCTTAG
- a CDS encoding DUF3127 domain-containing protein: MELQGTVKKLFDAQTFASGFQKREMVILTQEQYPQPINIEFLSDKISLLDNLTEGETVKVGINIRGREWVSPQGETKYFNSITGWRVEKVTDNASEPTQASPSQSASPVSNENPFAGDDDDDLPF; encoded by the coding sequence ATGGAATTACAAGGAACGGTAAAGAAACTTTTTGATGCTCAGACATTTGCAAGCGGCTTTCAAAAGAGAGAAATGGTTATTTTAACTCAGGAACAGTATCCACAGCCGATAAACATAGAATTTTTGTCTGATAAGATCAGTTTATTAGATAACCTTACGGAAGGCGAGACTGTAAAAGTGGGAATCAATATCAGAGGAAGAGAATGGGTTTCTCCTCAGGGTGAAACTAAATATTTCAACTCTATTACAGGATGGAGAGTAGAAAAGGTTACGGATAATGCTTCGGAGCCTACGCAAGCTTCCCCGTCACAATCTGCATCACCTGTTTCCAATGAAAATCCTTTCGCCGGAGATGATGATGATGATTTACCTTTTTAA